From Chryseobacterium shandongense, the proteins below share one genomic window:
- a CDS encoding PRTRC system protein E, translated as MNTNFFNQIAQLDFTGNLQLTITKGTENNLIVTVLLNNEQCRDGAKNLIPPLTFNATPQEFDEGFFEQIKKPVQTISGVMVDMEAFMKQMEIVKLQSEAEKQKAEKLKKEKEAKDKKYKDGMAKADELEKEGKFREAWIKVPDITEFPEKADEIRKRKSSLSAKFATPDLFVTMGATEEAPTQAEEVTADYPIEETDEAEQY; from the coding sequence ATGAACACAAATTTTTTCAATCAGATAGCACAGTTGGATTTTACAGGCAATTTACAACTGACAATAACCAAAGGCACGGAAAACAACCTAATTGTAACTGTATTGCTCAACAATGAGCAATGCAGAGATGGTGCAAAAAATCTCATTCCCCCTTTGACATTCAACGCCACACCGCAGGAGTTTGACGAGGGATTTTTCGAGCAGATTAAAAAACCTGTTCAGACTATTTCGGGCGTAATGGTAGATATGGAAGCCTTTATGAAGCAAATGGAAATAGTCAAACTACAATCCGAAGCGGAAAAGCAGAAAGCCGAGAAACTCAAAAAGGAAAAAGAAGCCAAAGACAAGAAGTACAAAGACGGTATGGCAAAGGCGGACGAGTTGGAAAAAGAGGGCAAATTCCGTGAAGCGTGGATAAAAGTACCCGACATTACCGAGTTTCCCGAAAAAGCGGACGAGATACGCAAACGCAAATCTTCACTATCTGCAAAGTTCGCTACACCCGACCTATTCGTAACAATGGGAGCAACAGAAGAAGCACCGACACAAGCGGAAGAAGTTACAGCAGATTACCCCATTGAAGAAACAGACGAAGCAGAACAGTATTAA
- a CDS encoding DUF932 domain-containing protein produces the protein MAHNLNFNERTGKYSFFTVQQKAWHGLGQLVEQYPTSEEAIKHAGLDYEVVKSPLFTKGSGFIETAQGIELGSTELEVPNYFANIRTDNNAVLGVVGKDYHIVQNREAFNFFDAIVGGGDGILYETAGALGKGERIFITAKLPDYIRVGNGDDVTEKYIFLTTSHDGSGSITAAFTPIRIVCQNTLNASLRNMTNVVRIKHTSGAKQRIENAHKIMGLANTLSDQLQGIFNDWAKVRVSDREVKKLIQLALCPNKETLDSLKKGAEDEVSTVFKNTVDDAFGYAMMSDTQQMDTTKGTLFGAYNAVTGYFQNVRNYKDNEAKLQSIVMGGTAQLKSQKAFEYCTAFALDGAEILNLN, from the coding sequence ATGGCACACAATCTAAATTTCAACGAGAGAACAGGAAAGTACAGTTTCTTTACAGTACAGCAAAAAGCGTGGCACGGTTTGGGGCAACTCGTAGAGCAATATCCGACAAGCGAGGAAGCAATCAAACACGCAGGGTTAGATTACGAAGTTGTAAAATCCCCACTATTTACCAAAGGTTCGGGATTTATTGAAACTGCACAGGGTATTGAGTTAGGCAGTACCGAATTGGAAGTACCTAACTATTTCGCCAACATTCGCACCGATAATAATGCAGTATTGGGCGTAGTCGGGAAAGATTACCATATCGTACAAAACCGTGAAGCGTTCAATTTCTTTGATGCTATCGTAGGCGGTGGGGACGGTATTTTATACGAAACCGCAGGAGCATTGGGCAAGGGAGAGCGCATTTTTATCACAGCCAAATTGCCTGACTATATCCGTGTAGGTAATGGCGATGATGTTACAGAAAAATACATCTTCCTAACCACAAGCCACGACGGAAGCGGAAGTATTACCGCAGCGTTTACGCCTATCCGTATCGTATGCCAAAATACCTTAAACGCAAGTTTGCGGAATATGACAAATGTAGTGCGTATCAAACATACTTCGGGAGCAAAACAACGTATCGAGAACGCCCACAAGATTATGGGATTAGCCAACACGTTGAGCGACCAATTACAGGGCATTTTCAACGATTGGGCAAAGGTCAGAGTATCAGACCGAGAAGTTAAAAAGTTGATACAGTTGGCACTTTGCCCAAATAAAGAAACCCTTGATTCACTCAAAAAAGGTGCGGAAGATGAAGTTTCCACCGTGTTCAAAAACACCGTAGATGACGCATTTGGCTACGCAATGATGAGCGACACACAGCAAATGGACACTACAAAGGGAACACTGTTCGGAGCGTACAATGCGGTTACAGGCTACTTTCAGAATGTTCGTAATTACAAGGACAACGAAGCCAAATTACAGAGTATCGTAATGGGTGGAACGGCTCAACTGAAATCGCAAAAGGCATTTGAATACTGTACCGCCTTTGCTTTGGACGGTGCGGAAATCCTAAACCTTAATTAA
- a CDS encoding single-stranded DNA-binding protein, translating into MNITGRLTRNAEVRTLSNEKQVVNFSVAVNDGYKNRQGEWVEQTAYFDCAYWISANVARLLTKGTLVELTGRVSTRAWTGKDGEARAGLNFHTSQIKLHGGGNRAETVLATAQYENNGFTAEGTEDDLPF; encoded by the coding sequence ATGAACATCACAGGCAGACTGACAAGAAATGCGGAAGTACGCACATTGTCGAACGAAAAACAGGTAGTAAACTTTTCCGTAGCGGTAAATGACGGCTACAAAAACAGACAGGGCGAATGGGTAGAGCAAACGGCTTACTTCGATTGTGCCTATTGGATTAGTGCAAACGTGGCAAGGCTACTGACAAAAGGCACTTTGGTAGAACTCACAGGACGTGTAAGCACAAGAGCGTGGACAGGCAAAGACGGAGAAGCGAGAGCAGGTTTGAATTTCCATACCTCACAAATCAAATTGCACGGCGGAGGAAACAGAGCCGAAACCGTACTGGCTACTGCACAATATGAAAACAACGGATTTACAGCAGAGGGAACAGAGGACGACCTACCATTCTAA
- a CDS encoding site-specific integrase — translation MEQTKRSTFKLLFYLKKNEPKKNGNAPIMARITIDGVPKTFGTKLEINADNWDLKFGRVLGKSAEALKVNKKLDNIRGRIDTIYEDMLKHEGFATSQKVKLSFLGVGVMDDAILKVFNDQNEQFKKLVEKEERSEGTYNKYITVYNHLSNFIELRYHRDDMAFRELNNDFIREFDFYLRYDLQLSHNTIWVYTMPVLALAELAIKKGLIRDYPFEDYEISMEETDRGYILKEDVEKLMLSKPPHKRYEVVKDLFIFSCFTGLAYADIKKLKRSNIQSFFDGHQWIISRRKKSDVASNVRLMDIPKRIIEKYIGTTRNEFIFPIPTNATCNKHVAKLIENAEIITEQKVTFHTARHTFGTMFLTEGVPLESLSKMMGHKNISTTQIYAKITSQKISKDMDLVTPKFKAMEEAFLMAI, via the coding sequence ATGGAACAGACAAAAAGGTCAACGTTTAAATTGCTTTTCTACCTGAAAAAGAACGAACCAAAAAAGAATGGTAATGCTCCGATTATGGCACGTATTACCATTGACGGAGTGCCTAAAACTTTCGGAACAAAGTTAGAAATTAACGCTGATAATTGGGATTTAAAATTCGGTAGAGTTTTAGGCAAAAGTGCAGAAGCATTAAAAGTAAACAAGAAATTAGACAACATTCGAGGTCGTATTGATACGATTTATGAAGATATGCTCAAACACGAGGGCTTTGCCACTTCGCAGAAAGTGAAGCTCTCCTTTTTGGGTGTTGGTGTAATGGACGATGCTATCCTAAAAGTTTTCAACGACCAAAACGAACAATTTAAAAAATTGGTCGAAAAGGAAGAACGTTCAGAGGGTACTTACAATAAGTACATCACAGTTTACAATCATCTTTCCAACTTCATAGAGTTACGGTATCATCGTGACGATATGGCTTTTCGTGAATTGAATAACGATTTTATCCGTGAGTTTGATTTTTACCTCCGCTATGATTTACAGTTAAGCCATAATACTATTTGGGTGTACACAATGCCTGTTTTGGCTTTGGCGGAGTTAGCGATTAAAAAAGGGCTGATACGTGATTATCCTTTTGAGGATTACGAAATCAGTATGGAGGAAACCGACCGAGGTTACATATTGAAAGAGGACGTTGAGAAACTAATGCTTAGTAAGCCTCCGCACAAACGGTATGAAGTTGTAAAAGACCTGTTTATTTTCAGTTGTTTTACAGGGCTTGCGTATGCAGATATTAAGAAATTAAAAAGGAGCAATATACAATCATTCTTTGACGGGCATCAATGGATTATCAGCCGTAGAAAGAAATCAGACGTTGCTTCCAATGTTCGTCTAATGGATATTCCAAAACGTATCATTGAAAAGTATATCGGCACTACCCGTAATGAGTTTATATTCCCTATCCCAACCAATGCGACTTGTAATAAGCACGTCGCTAAGTTGATTGAAAATGCAGAAATTATTACGGAGCAAAAAGTAACTTTCCACACGGCAAGGCATACTTTCGGAACAATGTTTTTGACCGAGGGCGTACCTCTCGAAAGTCTTAGCAAAATGATGGGGCATAAAAATATATCTACTACACAAATTTATGCGAAGATTACCAGCCAAAAAATCAGTAAGGATATGGATTTGGTAACTCCGAAATTTAAAGCAATGGAAGAAGCATTTTTAATGGCTATCTAA
- a CDS encoding quinol:cytochrome C oxidoreductase, with the protein MYSFSPKLKSTSIILLVVGLVLFGIGFFLNKGISTEEIEHMMEAVHASGHNAPTHSSEMVGPQDHAAHLEHATLQVHNQPLAAIHFVAVFFFGVSCCVLFFYSIQHAAHAGWPIIITRVMEAIASYIPYGGAILIILMLLNITHQGHLFHWMDPELTDPDSAHFDVILFEKRIFLNIPFYAVRTFIYVLGASFFAWKLKAQSKKVDETKSKVDYQMLYRWAVGYIAFFGFASAAWAWDWLMSIDPHWYSTMYIWYSMVSCLSSGIAVIILLSVYLKKNGFLPQFNDNHLHDLGVFLFATSMLWTYTWFAQFMLYWYANIPEEVNYFFGRFQHYSPTFLPMLIINFLLPLLVLVSSSIKRNYKVVTTMAIVVICGHILDYFNMVMPGTVGPYWKTPEVFILILGSILFVVGLFMFTVLSALSKLKLIPTGNPYLHESEIYEYPF; encoded by the coding sequence ATGTATAGTTTTTCACCAAAATTAAAATCAACTTCTATAATCCTTCTTGTTGTAGGTTTAGTTCTTTTTGGTATTGGTTTCTTTTTAAACAAAGGAATCTCCACCGAAGAAATAGAACACATGATGGAAGCTGTTCATGCTTCTGGTCATAATGCTCCTACACATTCTAGTGAAATGGTAGGTCCTCAGGATCATGCTGCTCATTTGGAGCACGCTACTCTTCAGGTACACAACCAGCCTTTAGCGGCAATACATTTTGTAGCTGTATTTTTCTTCGGAGTGAGCTGCTGCGTATTATTTTTCTATTCTATTCAGCACGCTGCACATGCAGGATGGCCAATCATCATTACAAGAGTAATGGAAGCAATCGCTTCTTATATTCCTTACGGTGGTGCTATTTTGATCATTTTAATGCTATTAAACATCACGCACCAGGGTCACCTTTTCCATTGGATGGATCCTGAATTGACAGACCCGGATTCTGCTCATTTCGATGTGATCTTATTTGAAAAAAGAATTTTCTTAAATATACCTTTCTATGCGGTAAGAACATTTATCTATGTATTAGGTGCTTCATTCTTCGCCTGGAAACTGAAAGCTCAGTCTAAAAAAGTAGACGAAACCAAATCAAAAGTAGATTATCAGATGCTTTACAGATGGGCAGTAGGATATATCGCATTCTTCGGATTTGCTTCTGCTGCTTGGGCTTGGGACTGGTTAATGTCTATCGATCCTCACTGGTATTCTACTATGTATATCTGGTATTCTATGGTGAGCTGCCTTTCAAGTGGTATTGCGGTTATCATTCTTTTAAGTGTTTATTTAAAGAAAAACGGATTCCTTCCACAGTTCAATGATAATCACTTACACGATTTAGGAGTATTCCTTTTCGCGACAAGTATGCTTTGGACATATACATGGTTTGCACAGTTCATGTTATACTGGTATGCAAACATTCCGGAAGAGGTTAACTACTTCTTTGGAAGATTCCAGCACTACTCTCCTACTTTCTTGCCAATGCTTATTATAAACTTCTTATTACCGCTATTGGTATTAGTGAGCAGCAGCATCAAGAGAAACTACAAAGTAGTAACCACAATGGCAATAGTTGTGATCTGCGGACACATTTTAGACTACTTCAATATGGTAATGCCGGGAACGGTAGGTCCTTACTGGAAAACACCGGAAGTATTTATCCTGATCTTAGGATCAATTCTTTTCGTGGTTGGATTATTTATGTTCACTGTGCTTTCTGCACTGTCTAAACTTAAATTGATTCCTACAGGAAACCCATACTTACACGAATCTGAAATTTATGAATATCCTTTCTAA
- a CDS encoding c-type cytochrome, with protein sequence MLKMKKNVLKITAVLGLTTVLLNSCGPKENTPLVYFPDMYFPVAYDPLMKAQDAYSDHENEIPAFVKNNGATGLSPVEGSVAQNKDGIFEEGLLPKNVDEYNAGYDASKSMTASPLNPANSAKDLERGKQLFEKTCAACHGVGGDGQGPIVQSGAFSGVPNYADREITVGSVHYVITNGRNAMGSYAGQLNAGDRWRVAMYVMNAFKKGAAAPAAATPAAGTATTASATAAAPATTETKTTETKK encoded by the coding sequence ATGCTTAAAATGAAAAAGAATGTATTAAAAATTACAGCAGTTTTAGGTTTAACAACAGTTTTACTTAACTCTTGTGGACCAAAAGAAAATACACCATTAGTATACTTCCCGGACATGTATTTTCCGGTAGCTTACGACCCATTAATGAAAGCGCAGGATGCATACTCGGATCATGAAAATGAAATCCCTGCTTTTGTAAAAAATAACGGCGCAACAGGGCTTTCTCCAGTAGAAGGATCAGTTGCTCAAAATAAAGACGGTATTTTTGAAGAAGGATTGCTTCCCAAAAATGTGGATGAATACAACGCAGGTTATGATGCTTCAAAAAGCATGACTGCTTCTCCTTTAAATCCTGCTAATTCAGCGAAGGATCTTGAAAGAGGAAAACAGCTTTTTGAAAAAACATGTGCCGCTTGTCATGGTGTAGGAGGAGACGGACAGGGACCAATCGTACAGTCGGGAGCTTTCTCCGGTGTACCAAACTATGCCGACAGAGAAATTACTGTAGGATCTGTTCATTATGTAATAACAAACGGTAGAAACGCAATGGGATCATATGCGGGACAATTGAACGCTGGAGACAGATGGAGAGTGGCCATGTATGTAATGAATGCCTTCAAAAAAGGAGCTGCAGCACCTGCCGCTGCAACACCGGCAGCAGGAACCGCTACTACAGCTTCAGCGACAGCAGCAGCACCGGCAACTACTGAAACTAAGACTACCGAAACTAAAAAATAA
- a CDS encoding DUF3341 domain-containing protein, translated as MSTTKIVYGLYADDDDLMNGVKAFNDKGIAINEVYTPFPVHGLDKALGLKKTRISDAAFLYALYGVTIGATLTWYVMNHDWPQNIGGKPAFDWGHNMPAFVVPMFELMVFCAAHMMSLTFLVRNKMYPGAPAQNPDPRTTDDKFMMEFVTDDVESVKQLLIETGVEEITVKDA; from the coding sequence ATGAGCACCACTAAAATTGTATACGGACTTTACGCTGATGACGACGATTTAATGAACGGCGTTAAAGCATTCAATGATAAAGGAATCGCAATTAACGAAGTTTATACTCCGTTTCCGGTTCACGGACTAGACAAAGCTTTAGGGTTAAAGAAAACAAGAATTTCTGATGCTGCCTTTCTTTATGCTCTTTACGGAGTAACGATCGGTGCTACTTTAACCTGGTATGTAATGAACCATGACTGGCCTCAAAATATCGGTGGTAAACCTGCTTTTGACTGGGGACACAACATGCCTGCATTTGTAGTACCAATGTTCGAGCTTATGGTATTCTGTGCCGCTCACATGATGTCATTGACTTTCCTAGTAAGAAACAAAATGTATCCTGGAGCTCCTGCACAAAACCCTGACCCAAGAACAACGGATGATAAATTTATGATGGAATTTGTAACTGATGATGTAGAATCTGTAAAACAGTTGCTTATTGAAACCGGAGTTGAAGAAATAACTGTTAAAGATGCTTAA
- the nrfD gene encoding NrfD/PsrC family molybdoenzyme membrane anchor subunit — protein sequence MSGHYEAPIREPLIIGHKTYHDITEDIARPIEERAGKLWWISLYAALVLFIYGFGCIAYTIGTGIGAWGLNRTINWGWDITNFVWWVGIGHAGTLISAVLLLFRQRWRMSVNRSAEAMTIFAVVQAAIFPVIHMGRVWVGYWVFPLPNQFGSLWGNFNSPLLWDVFAISTYFSVSTVFWFMGLIPDFAMIRDRAKTPWTKKIYTFLAFGWGGKAKHWQRFEELSLVLAGLATPLVFSVHTTVSFDFATSVIKGWHSTIYPPYFVAGAIFSGFAMVQTLLLVARKVCHLEDYITMYHIEIMNIVIILTGGMVTVAYATEYFIGWYSGSRFEDFTYLSPGAAVGPYWWAFWSLIICNLVVPASFWFKRLRTNIIWTFIVALIINIGMWFERFDIIVINLSRDYLPGSWTMFKPTIIDVGVYLGTIGFFSVLFLLYARTFPVIAQAELKSILKISGETYKAKEGDEHH from the coding sequence ATGTCAGGACATTACGAAGCTCCGATAAGGGAACCTCTGATTATTGGTCACAAAACTTATCACGATATCACGGAAGATATTGCACGACCTATCGAAGAAAGAGCAGGCAAATTATGGTGGATCTCATTATATGCAGCCTTAGTTCTATTCATCTATGGATTCGGGTGTATCGCTTACACTATCGGAACAGGTATTGGAGCATGGGGACTTAACAGAACTATTAACTGGGGTTGGGACATCACCAACTTTGTATGGTGGGTAGGTATCGGTCACGCCGGAACCCTAATCTCCGCAGTATTATTATTATTTAGACAGAGATGGAGAATGTCTGTAAACAGATCTGCAGAGGCGATGACGATCTTTGCGGTTGTACAGGCGGCAATCTTCCCGGTAATTCACATGGGTAGAGTTTGGGTAGGATATTGGGTATTCCCTTTACCAAACCAGTTCGGTTCTCTTTGGGGGAACTTCAACTCTCCTCTACTTTGGGACGTATTTGCAATCTCTACGTATTTCTCAGTATCAACAGTATTCTGGTTCATGGGATTAATTCCTGACTTTGCAATGATCAGAGACAGAGCAAAAACACCTTGGACTAAAAAGATTTATACATTCCTTGCATTCGGTTGGGGTGGTAAAGCAAAACACTGGCAAAGATTCGAAGAGCTTTCTTTGGTTCTTGCAGGATTAGCAACACCGCTTGTATTCTCAGTACACACTACCGTATCTTTTGACTTCGCCACATCGGTTATTAAAGGATGGCACTCTACAATCTACCCTCCTTACTTCGTTGCCGGTGCGATCTTCTCAGGATTCGCAATGGTACAGACGCTATTGTTGGTTGCAAGAAAAGTTTGTCACCTCGAAGACTATATTACTATGTATCATATCGAAATTATGAACATTGTAATTATCTTAACAGGAGGTATGGTAACGGTAGCTTATGCTACGGAATATTTCATCGGATGGTATTCCGGATCAAGATTTGAAGACTTTACCTATCTTTCTCCGGGAGCAGCTGTAGGACCTTACTGGTGGGCTTTCTGGTCATTGATTATCTGTAACCTTGTTGTTCCTGCTTCTTTCTGGTTCAAGAGACTAAGAACGAATATTATCTGGACATTTATTGTTGCGTTAATTATCAACATCGGTATGTGGTTTGAGCGTTTTGACATCATCGTTATCAACCTTTCAAGAGACTACTTACCTGGATCTTGGACCATGTTTAAGCCAACGATCATTGATGTGGGTGTATACTTAGGAACAATCGGGTTCTTCTCTGTATTATTCTTACTATACGCAAGAACATTCCCTGTAATTGCACAGGCTGAATTAAAATCGATTTTGAAAATCTCAGGTGAAACTTATAAAGCAAAAGAAGGAGATGAGCACCACTAA
- a CDS encoding TAT-variant-translocated molybdopterin oxidoreductase: MASNKIQFRSIHELKDPALNNKLAQKEFQEEIPVEDFLGDAEKNGSSTSRRDFLKLLGFSTAAVTLAACEAPVIKTIPYVVKPHEIIPGIPNYYASTYFDGFDFASVLVKTREGRPIKIEPNPVAGDLGKTSARTQASVLSLYDNDKVKQPKFEGKDETFDKVDSYIIKGLEEANAAGKRIVLLSHSFASPTFKKLFSEFKAKYPTAELVTYDAYPYAAALDAAQEVFGTRALPVYDLRGTELVVSFQADFLGDYNGGGLESSYAAARKPGQTMLRHIQVESNMSLTGANADERFRLKPSQVNKTLVEVYNAIVGGGTSDKTASEIAKELQAKGNKAVVFADGSKGAQVLAHLINQKLASTAFTGKANLLKEFDRARFQEFLGWVNADQVGVLIANNVDPIYSYHKGEDFKKSLSKVPYVIAIADKKNEMYKAAKAVIPVANWLESWGDIEPQTGVYSLMQPTIQKIYKSRQIEESLLVWKNGKNNAANNYYDYLKANASSVLGGTSFNKALYNGFNTSANATSLSYAGGNAAQAVAELGGFKASDLELVLYTKTAMGDGTQANNPWLQELPDPITRMSWDNYLTISPKDAERLGIENDLNARMQLDGSIVNLTVNGVTIKDVPVFIQPGQAEGSVGLALGYGKKNSGATADTGVNAYPLFDGSNLVVSNVKLEKTGEDHEFAGIQLQNTLMGRYEIAKEVPLADFLNVAFDDEHKGWNKPLEYHTISGALPARKIDLWDAFDDTDGPHFNMSIDLNSCTGCGSCIIACQAENNVPVVGKEEIRMSRDMYWLRIDRYYSSRQKVEVYEGLKEGMAVPELYGTAFGDGGALNHPADNPDVIFQPVMCQHCNHAPCETVCPVAATSHGSQGQNHMAYNRCIGTRYCANNCPYKVRRFNWFTYNLNDKFDFNMNNDLGRMVLNPDVVVRTRGVMEKCSMCIQMTQTTILEAKKENRIVKDGEFQTACSKACTTGSIQFGDMNDKGSEVRKLYAGNRRYYLLEEIGTKPNVFYHTKVRNRVEK; encoded by the coding sequence ATGGCTTCAAACAAAATACAATTTAGAAGTATTCACGAACTTAAAGATCCGGCCTTAAACAACAAGCTGGCTCAAAAAGAGTTCCAGGAAGAAATTCCCGTAGAAGATTTCCTTGGAGATGCTGAAAAGAACGGATCCAGTACTTCAAGAAGAGATTTCTTAAAACTATTAGGATTCTCTACTGCAGCGGTTACATTAGCTGCATGCGAAGCTCCGGTAATAAAAACAATTCCTTATGTGGTAAAGCCACATGAAATCATCCCGGGGATTCCAAACTATTACGCATCAACATATTTCGATGGCTTTGACTTTGCGAGTGTTTTAGTAAAAACAAGAGAAGGAAGACCTATTAAAATCGAACCCAACCCTGTTGCAGGAGATCTTGGTAAAACAAGCGCAAGAACACAGGCAAGTGTACTTTCTCTTTATGACAACGACAAAGTAAAGCAGCCTAAATTTGAAGGTAAAGATGAAACTTTCGATAAAGTAGACAGCTACATCATCAAAGGACTGGAAGAAGCTAACGCTGCAGGGAAAAGAATTGTTTTACTATCACATTCTTTCGCTTCCCCTACATTCAAAAAATTATTCTCTGAATTTAAGGCTAAATATCCTACAGCAGAATTAGTAACATATGATGCCTATCCTTACGCTGCAGCATTGGACGCAGCACAGGAAGTTTTCGGAACAAGAGCATTACCGGTTTATGACCTTAGAGGAACGGAATTAGTCGTTTCCTTCCAGGCAGATTTCTTAGGAGACTACAACGGAGGAGGATTAGAATCTTCTTACGCTGCTGCAAGAAAACCGGGCCAGACCATGTTGAGACACATTCAGGTTGAATCGAATATGTCATTGACTGGTGCTAATGCAGACGAAAGATTCAGATTAAAGCCAAGCCAGGTAAACAAAACGTTGGTTGAAGTTTACAATGCCATCGTTGGTGGTGGAACTTCAGATAAAACAGCTTCTGAAATTGCTAAAGAATTACAGGCTAAAGGAAATAAAGCAGTGGTTTTCGCAGACGGTTCAAAGGGAGCTCAGGTTTTAGCACACCTTATCAACCAGAAACTTGCTTCTACAGCTTTCACAGGTAAAGCAAATCTTCTAAAAGAATTTGACAGAGCAAGATTCCAGGAATTCCTCGGATGGGTAAACGCAGATCAGGTTGGCGTATTGATCGCCAATAATGTAGATCCTATTTACTCTTATCACAAGGGAGAAGATTTCAAAAAATCTTTATCAAAAGTTCCTTATGTAATTGCTATTGCAGATAAGAAAAATGAAATGTACAAAGCAGCGAAAGCTGTAATTCCTGTAGCCAACTGGCTTGAGTCTTGGGGAGATATCGAACCACAGACGGGAGTATATTCATTAATGCAGCCAACCATCCAGAAAATCTACAAATCAAGACAGATCGAAGAATCTTTATTGGTTTGGAAAAACGGTAAAAATAACGCTGCCAACAATTATTACGATTATTTGAAAGCGAATGCTTCTTCTGTTTTGGGAGGAACTTCATTCAACAAAGCTTTATATAACGGCTTCAACACTTCTGCTAACGCAACATCACTATCGTATGCGGGAGGAAATGCCGCTCAGGCTGTCGCTGAATTAGGAGGCTTTAAAGCATCCGATTTAGAATTGGTATTATATACCAAAACAGCAATGGGAGACGGAACTCAGGCCAACAACCCTTGGCTTCAGGAATTACCGGACCCGATTACAAGAATGTCTTGGGATAATTATTTAACAATTTCTCCTAAAGATGCAGAAAGATTAGGAATAGAAAACGACCTGAACGCAAGAATGCAGCTGGACGGTTCTATTGTAAATCTTACGGTAAACGGAGTTACCATAAAAGATGTTCCTGTTTTCATTCAACCGGGACAGGCAGAAGGATCAGTAGGTCTTGCGCTTGGATATGGTAAGAAAAACTCAGGAGCAACAGCTGATACAGGGGTAAATGCTTATCCTTTATTCGATGGTTCTAATCTGGTAGTATCTAATGTTAAATTGGAAAAAACCGGAGAAGACCATGAGTTTGCAGGTATCCAGCTTCAGAATACATTAATGGGACGTTATGAAATTGCGAAAGAAGTTCCTTTGGCAGATTTCTTAAACGTAGCATTTGATGATGAACACAAAGGATGGAACAAGCCTTTGGAATATCACACCATTAGCGGAGCTCTTCCTGCAAGAAAGATTGACCTTTGGGATGCTTTCGATGATACCGATGGACCTCACTTCAATATGTCTATCGACCTTAACTCTTGTACAGGTTGCGGATCTTGTATTATTGCTTGTCAGGCAGAAAACAACGTTCCAGTAGTAGGAAAAGAAGAGATCAGAATGTCCAGAGATATGTATTGGTTACGAATTGACCGTTACTATTCTTCAAGACAGAAAGTAGAAGTATATGAAGGATTAAAAGAAGGAATGGCAGTTCCTGAATTATACGGTACTGCATTCGGCGACGGAGGGGCATTGAACCACCCGGCTGATAATCCGGATGTAATCTTCCAGCCGGTAATGTGTCAGCACTGTAACCATGCACCTTGTGAAACGGTATGTCCGGTAGCGGCTACATCTCACGGTTCTCAGGGACAAAACCACATGGCTTACAACAGATGTATCGGTACAAGATATTGTGCAAACAACTGTCCGTATAAAGTAAGACGTTTCAACTGGTTTACATACAACCTGAATGACAAGTTCGATTTCAACATGAATAATGACCTTGGAAGAATGGTACTGAACCCAGACGTAGTGGTAAGAACAAGAGGGGTAATGGAGAAATGTTCAATGTGTATCCAGATGACTCAGACCACTATTCTTGAAGCCAAAAAAGAGAACAGAATCGTGAAAGACGGAGAATTCCAGACAGCTTGTTCAAAAGCTTGTACAACAGGATCTATCCAGTTCGGAGACATGAATGATAAAGGATCTGAAGTCAGAAAATTATATGCTGGCAACAGAAGATATTATTTACTTGAAGAGATCGGAACAAAGCCAAACGTGTTCTATCATACTAAAGTAAGAAACAGAGTAGAAAAATAA